Proteins co-encoded in one Desulfovibrio inopinatus DSM 10711 genomic window:
- a CDS encoding FkbM family methyltransferase, protein MRRPFLKLLKMTAKALSIDIIKFTNNNKYHYPIYISKDGDISIALSLDNYEPELDSVFSFLIKNHDGAFIDVGVNVGQTIKKLYSLGFNAMYVGFEPDITSCFLAKRFINANALENHHIIPVAAADKTGPIMLQYRKLNCDPTTSIDSKYRPDGFHTYSKCVYGTRGDEIVDEFIKSPIATIKIDVEGGELEVLKGFSGTITKCSPYIVFEILNHFLRVTKEKLQNDIVEYREQKLRKLENFFVEHEYNVYQIQFNGALTKIQRFEPDREDKTPTNYIAVHKDNASSFLQKLNESS, encoded by the coding sequence ATGAGAAGACCATTTCTAAAATTACTAAAAATGACAGCAAAGGCACTAAGCATTGATATTATCAAATTCACAAACAACAATAAATATCATTATCCAATCTACATTTCTAAAGATGGAGATATCTCTATAGCATTATCACTAGACAACTATGAGCCAGAACTCGATTCTGTATTTTCTTTTCTCATCAAAAATCATGATGGTGCATTTATTGACGTAGGAGTAAATGTTGGACAAACAATAAAAAAACTCTATAGCCTTGGTTTCAATGCCATGTATGTTGGCTTTGAGCCTGATATCACATCGTGTTTCCTTGCCAAGAGATTCATCAATGCCAACGCGCTTGAAAACCATCACATTATCCCTGTTGCTGCTGCCGATAAAACAGGTCCAATTATGTTGCAATATCGCAAGCTAAACTGTGACCCAACGACTTCTATTGATTCCAAATACAGGCCTGATGGTTTTCACACCTATTCGAAATGCGTCTATGGAACCCGTGGAGATGAAATTGTCGACGAGTTTATTAAATCCCCAATTGCTACCATCAAAATTGATGTTGAAGGTGGAGAACTCGAGGTATTGAAAGGGTTTTCCGGAACTATAACAAAATGTTCACCCTACATTGTTTTTGAAATCTTGAATCATTTCCTTCGTGTGACGAAAGAAAAATTACAGAATGATATCGTTGAGTACAGGGAGCAAAAGCTGAGAAAGCTTGAAAATTTTTTTGTTGAGCATGAATACAATGTATACCAAATACAGTTCAACGGAGCTCTTACCAAAATCCAACGATTTGAACCCGATAGAGAGGATAAGACTCCAACAAACTATATCGCTGTACACAAAGATAATGCAAGTTCTTTCCTCCAAAAACTCAATGAATCCTCCTGA